In a genomic window of Helianthus annuus cultivar XRQ/B chromosome 10, HanXRQr2.0-SUNRISE, whole genome shotgun sequence:
- the LOC110886227 gene encoding tRNA pseudouridine synthase A, with translation MILAYQRPWAVAVQLQSQITVTRRRRRKFVLSMDNNLTTNNNPQTKDYLHYNHTDSCNASRWTARESYVFMYARPWEKVVNFYSNLVNGQTALHHLFGTKSQNIYDNAVVEPSEYVVTPAQKRAGRWARMNFKIVMSYHGGSFDGWQKQPGLNTVQEVVEKSLGKFVDERKAGLLKDKGLPLEGNVVVAGRTDKGVTGFQQVCSFYTWREDVRPEDIEDAINSILPGKLMVISVSKVPRTFHPNFSAKWRRYMYIFPLNAGETGEEDATITYDGKTSDQKFNFNDTIIEENLESPIDDDKNDAESIKKPTRFKVSKVNKILQQLEGKLLSYKMFARDTKPARNTGPPTECFIFHARATQVTLPIDAEKGEYLETMCIELVANRFLRKMVRVLVATSIREAAAGADDDALIKLMDATCRRATAPPAPPDGLCLVDVGYNDFDSQTSFIL, from the exons ATGATATTAGCCTACCAACGGCCGTGGGCGGTGGCCGTACAACTTCAATCTCAAATCACcgtaacaagaagaagaagaagaaagttcGTCCTCTCAATGGATAATAACCTGACCACAAACAACAACCCCCAAACCAAAGACTATTTACACTATAACCACACCGATTCTTGCAACGCCTCTCGTTGGACTGCTAG GGAGTCTTACGTGTTCATGTATGCCAGACCATGGGAAAAAGTGGTCAACTTTTACTCTAACCTGGTCAACGGTCAGACTGCATTGCATCACTTGTTTGGAACCAAG TCACAGAACATTTATGATAATGCTGTTGTAGAACCTTCTGAATATGTTGTTACTCCGGCTCAAAAACGAGCGGGACGGTGGGCGCGAATGAATTTTAAGATAGTTATGTCGTATCACGGTGGTTCATTTGATGGATGGCAGAAGCAACCGGGGTTAAATACGGTTCAAGA AGTGGTTGAGAAATCTCTTGGGAAGTTTGTTGATGAAAGGAAAGCTGGATTACTGAAGGATAAAGGTCTACCACTCGAAGGCAATGTTGTTGTTGCTGGAAGAACTGACAAAGGGGTCACTGGTTTCCAACAAGTTTGCTCTTTCT ATACTTGGAGAGAGGATGTTAGACCTGAAGACATTGAAGATGCCATTAACAGCATATTACCAGGAAAGCTCATGGTCATATCTGTTTCTAAG GTACCACGTACTTTTCATCCTAATTTCTCTGCAAAGTGGAGGCGTTATATGTATATCTTCCCTTTGAATGCTGGAGAAACTGGTGAAGAAGATGCCACAATAACTTATGACGGAAAAACTAGTGaccaaaaatttaattttaacGATACTATTATAGAAGAAAATTTAGAATCGCCAATTGATGATGACAAAAATGATGCAGAAAGTATAAAAAAACCAACCAGGTTCAAAGTTAGCAAGGTGAACAAGATTTTGCAACAATTAGAAGGAAAATTATTATCTTACAAGATGTTTGCACGTGATACAAAACCCGCAAGAAATAC TGGTCCTCCAACAGAGTGTTTTATCTTCCATGCACGAGCCACACAAGTAACTTTACCCATTGACGCAGAG AAAGGAGAATATTTAGAGACAATGTGCATTGAATTGGTTGCTAATCGCTTCTTACGCAAG ATGGTTCGGGTCCTCGTGGCAACATCAATAAGGGAAGCAGCCGCTGGTGCCGATGATGATGCTTTGATAAAGCTGATGGATGCCACATGTAGACGTGCCACGGCCCCACCAGCACCCCCTGATGGCCTTTGTCTTGTTGATGTTGGCTATAACGACTTCGATTCACAAACTAGTTTTATCTTATAA
- the LOC110883058 gene encoding proline-rich protein 36-like, whose product MASSGSGVSNASDPMAFTSDDEMATDSGVYTSDTTSTDEDDFQPFALPDFGDDVPLADGPPGEDLPLVPIPAPLPFAAVPFEEQPLDAIPDGDIDLLIEGPPEGDQDGGAPMEDGVQLVDIPVVDPIVPMVELPDMEVQSDSSASGSFESIASHMPPLGLGYIPRMDADEETELEQPAEAPVHPDDPIPAMLADYQPAPVISEPVLAIDPVPVIDAPVVAPPAVEIPDVAPIPDPIAIFDDLAPFATHIDPRYANSSNGWIEEDDYPPYVVPVTPPPTPVAVPLDAPLFPPSTSGTYGTDLPITFLQDIPPPQPGEGSSSQPFGHTPIMPEDSQFLPQVPYPDFVPPASFPAPFVTQFPHITSQFAFTPHITLPVSAPMGEPSLWSAPHVMPVFDPYHPFHDRYSVEDTLTSLQLQRDALRRCVQQLERAPHPHCPCQTLFSASHTSFPSSQDSDVHFLPLDRQVAFVLRFAYALEEDLVQLRRLIFSRFPPPPPPSA is encoded by the coding sequence TTTGCCCTACCGGACTTCGGAGACGACGTACCCCTAGCTGACGGCCCACCAGGAGAGGACCTACCCCTTGTTCCAATCCCTGCCCCTCTCCCCTTCGCTGCAGTTCCCTTTGAGGAACAACCTCTCGACGCGATACCCGATGGTGACATTGACCTACTCAtcgagggtcccccggagggagACCAGGATGGTGGGGCCCCGATGGAGGACGGTGTTCAGCTTGTTGATATCCCAGTTGTTGATCCTATTGTTCCCATGGTCGAGCTTCCTGATATGGAGGTTCAGTCTGATTCGTCCGCTTCAGGTTCCTTTGAGTCGATAGCTTCTCATATGCCACCGTTGGGACTCGGTTACATTCCTCGCATGGACGCTGATGAGGAGACGGAGTTGGAGCAGCCTGCTGAGGCTCCTGTTCATCCAGATGATCCGATTCCTGCCATGCTTGCTGATTATCAGCCCGCTCCAGTCATTTCCGAGCCCGTTCTTGCCATTGACCCTGTTCCTGTCATTGATGCACCCGTTGTTGCACCACCAGCTGTTGAGATACCAGATGTAGCACCCATACCCGATCCCATTGCGATTTTTGATGACCTGGCACCGTTTGCTACCCACATTGACCCAAGGTACGCTAACTCCAGCAATGGGTGGATTGAGGAGGACGACTACCCTCCGTACGTAGTCCCAGTCACTCCCCCTCCCACACCCGTCGCTGTACCACTCGATGCTCCCTTGTTTCCTCCATCCACATCTGGTACCTATGGTACTGACCTTCCTATCACTTTCCTTCAGGACATTCCTCCGCCCCAACCTGGGGAGGGATCGTCGAGTCAGCCCTTCGGCCACACCCCAATCATGCCAGAGGATAGCCAGTTCTTACCGCAGGTCCCTTATCCAGATTTTGTTCCACCAGCGTCATTTCCTGCACCTTTCGTGACCCAGTTTCCCCATATCACTTCACAGTTTGCATTTACCCCACACATTACACTTCCGGTTTCAGCCCCGATGGGTGAACCATCCCTATGGTCAGCACCCCATGTCATGCCTGTATTCGACCCTTATCATCCATTCCATGACAGATACTCTGTAGAGGACACGCTCACGTCACTGCAGTTACAGCGGGACGCCTTGAGACGATGTGTCCAAcagttggagagagctccacatCCTCACTGTCCCTGTCAGACTCTGTTTTCAGCTTCGCACACTTCCTTTCCATCATCTCAGGATTCAGACGTTCATTTCCTCCCTCTCGATCGACAGGTTGCTTTCGTGTTGCGCTTTGCCTATGCACTTGAGGAGGATTTGGTGCAGTTGCGCCGATTGATTTTCTCTCGTtttccacctcctcctccaccgtCAGCTTAG